A genomic region of Capra hircus breed San Clemente chromosome 21, ASM170441v1, whole genome shotgun sequence contains the following coding sequences:
- the FOXA1 gene encoding hepatocyte nuclear factor 3-alpha, with amino-acid sequence MLGTVKMEGHESSDWNSYYADTQEAYSSVPVSNMNSGLGTMNSMNTYMTMNTMSTSGNMTPASFNMSYANPGLGAGLSPGAVAGMPGGSAGAMNSMTAGVTAMGTTLSPGGMGAMGAQPAASMNGLGPYAAAMNPCMSPMAYAPSNLGRSRAGGGGGDAKTFKRSYPHAKPPYSYISLITMAIQQAPSKMLTLSEIYQWIMDLFPYYRQNQQRWQNSIRHSLSFNDCFVKVARSPDKPGKGSYWTLHPDSGNMFENGCYLRRQKRFKCEKQPGPGGGSGSGGPKGGPESRKDPSSAANPSADSPLHRGVHGKAGQLEGAPAPGPAASPQTLDHGGAAATGGASELKTPATSAAPPISSGPGALVSVPPSHPAHGLAPHESQLHMKGDPHYSFNHPFSINNLMSSSEQQHKLDFKAYEQALQYSPYGSALPASLPLGGASVATRSPIEPSALEPAYYQGVYSRPVLNTS; translated from the exons ATGTTAGGGACTGTGAAGATGGAAGGGCACGAGAGCAGCGACTGGAACAGCTACTATGCGGACACACAGGAG GCCTACTCCTCTGTCCCGGTCAGCAACATGAACTCGGGTCTGGGCACCATGAATTCCATGAACACCTACATGACCATGAACACCATGAGCACGAGCGGCAACATGACCCCGGCTTCGTTCAACATGTCCTACGCAAACCCGGGCCTGGGAGCCGGGCTGAGCCCCGGGGCGGTGGCTGGCATGCCCGGCGGCTCTGCGGGCGCCATGAATAGCATGACGGCGGGCGTGACGGCCATGGGGACGACGCTGAGCCCAGGCGGCATGGGGGCTATGGGCGCGCAGCCGGCGGCCTCCATGAATGGCCTGGGGCCCTACGCGGCAGCCATGAACCCGTGCATGAGCCCCATGGCGTACGCGCCGTCCAACCTGGGCCGCAGCCGcgctggcggcggcggcggcgacgccAAGACTTTCAAGCGCAGCTACCCTCACGCCAAGCCGCCCTACTCGTACATCTCTCTCATCACCATGGCCATCCAGCAGGCGCCCAGCAAGATGCTCACGCTGAGCGAGATCTATCAGTGGATCATGGACCTCTTCCCCTATTACCGGCAGAACCAGCAGCGCTGGCAGAACTCCATCCGCCACTCGCTCTCCTTCAACGACTGCTTTGTCAAAGTGGCCCGCTCCCCGGACAAGCCAGGCAAGGGTTCCTATTGGACGCTGCACCCGGACTCCGGCAACATGTTCGAGAACGGCTGTTACTTGCGCCGGCAGAAGCGCTTCAAGTGCGAGAAGCAGCCGGGCCCCGGGGGCGGGAGCGGCAGCGGCGGCCCCAAGGGTGGCCCAGAGAGCCGCAAGGACCCCTCGAGCGCTGCCAACCCCAGCGCCGACTCGCCCCTTCATCGCGGTGTGCACGGGAAGGCCGGCCAGCTAGAGGGCGCGCCGGCCCCCGGGCCCGCCGCCAGCCCCCAGACTCTGGACCACGGCGGGGCGGCGGCGACAGGGGGCGCCTCGGAGTTGAAGACTCCAGCCACCTCGGCTGCTCCTCCGATCAGCTCTGGGCCTGGGGCGCTGGTATCtgtgcccccctcccacccggcGCATGGCCTGGCACCCCACGAGTCCCAGCTGCACATGAAAGGGGACCCTCACTACTCCTTCAACCATCCTTTCTCCATCAACAACCTCATGTCCTCCTCGGAGCAGCAGCACAAGTTGGACTTCAAGGCGTACGAGCAGGCACTACAGTACTCGCCCTACGGCAGCGCATTGCCC